Proteins from one Acidobacteriota bacterium genomic window:
- a CDS encoding Spy/CpxP family protein refolding chaperone, giving the protein MKKLFWINRSSLLVTASIFVIAQKTNKDGHGSGPGRGHRGGVGMALRGLDLTDEQKAKVKEIMGSSRTAVEPLMQQKRDTHEKIRVLGTDGKFDQAQVEALAAEQGNITAKMIVEKEKAKAQVFAILTDEQKAKAETTRKNFEDKFKNRKGMHNKPAGLEF; this is encoded by the coding sequence ATGAAAAAGTTATTTTGGATTAATCGCAGCAGCTTGCTGGTTACCGCTTCGATCTTTGTCATCGCTCAGAAGACGAACAAAGACGGGCACGGATCCGGTCCCGGCCGCGGCCATCGCGGCGGGGTCGGGATGGCACTTCGCGGCCTTGACCTGACAGACGAACAAAAAGCCAAGGTAAAGGAGATCATGGGATCGAGTCGAACGGCCGTTGAGCCTCTGATGCAGCAGAAGCGGGACACCCACGAAAAGATCCGCGTCCTCGGCACGGATGGCAAATTCGATCAGGCGCAGGTCGAGGCTCTCGCGGCCGAACAGGGCAATATTACCGCTAAAATGATCGTTGAAAAGGAGAAAGCGAAGGCCCAGGTCTTTGCGATCCTCACCGACGAGCAAAAGGCAAAGGCGGAAACAACGAGGAAGAATTTCGAGGATAAATTTAAGAATCGAAAGGGCATGCACAACAAGCCCGCAGGTCTCGAATTCTAA